Proteins encoded by one window of Ictidomys tridecemlineatus isolate mIctTri1 chromosome 7, mIctTri1.hap1, whole genome shotgun sequence:
- the Tyw5 gene encoding tRNA wybutosine-synthesizing protein 5 isoform X1 yields the protein MTGQRIPVPRLEGVTREQFMQHFYPQRKPLVLEGIDIGACTSKWTVDYLSQVGGTKEVKIHVATVEQMDFISKNFVYRTLPFDKLVQRAAEEKHKEFFISEDEKYYLRSLGEDPRKDVADIRKQFPLLEGDIKFPNFFKDEQFFSSVFRISSPGLQLWTHYDVMDNFLVQVTGKKRVTLFSPRDAQYLYLSGTKSEVLNIDNPDLVKYPLFSKARRYECTLEAGDILFIPALWFHNVISEEFGVGVNVFWKHLPSECYDKTDTYGNKDPKAASRAAQILDRALKTLAELPEEYRDFYARRMVLHIQDKAYSKNFE from the exons ATGACCGGGCAGCGCATCCCGGTACCTCGGCTCGAGGGCGTTACGCGGGAGCAGTTCATGCAACATTTCTACCCACAG AGAAAACCTCTTGTGTTGGAAGGAATTGACATAGGAGCATGTACAAGCAAATGGACAGTGGATTACCTAAGTCAAGTTGGAGGGACAAAAGAAGTAAAGATTCACGTTGCTACAGTTGAACAGATGGACTTCATTAGTAAGAATTTTGTATATAG AACTTTGCCTTTTGACAAGTTGGTCCAGAGGGCAGCTGaagaaaagcataaagaattctttatttcagag GATGAGAAATACTACTTACGGTCTCTTGGAGAAGACCCTAGAAAG GATGTTGCAGATATCAGAAAGCAATTTCCTTTATTAGAAGGAGATATTAAGTTTCCAAACTTCTTCAAAGATGAACAGTTCTTTTCCAGTGTTTTTCGAATTAGTTCACCTGGATTACAGCTTTGGACCCACTATGAT GTGATGGATAACTTTTTAGTACAAGTAACAGGAAAAAAGCGTGTTACATTATTCAGCCCTCGAGATGCCCAGTATTTATATCTATCAG gTACTAAATCAGAAGTACTAAATATAGACAACCCAGACTTAGTTAAATATCCACTCTTTTCCAAGGCTAGAAGGTACGAATGTACCCTTGAAGCTGGTGATATATTATTCATTCCTG CTTTATGGTTCCATAATGTAATTTCTGAAGAGTTTGGAGTGGGAGTGAATGTCTTTTGGAAGCACCTTCCATCTGAATGCTATGATAAAACAGACACCTATGGAAACAAAGATCCTAAAGCAGCATCAAGAGCTGCACAAATTTTAGACAGAGCCTTAAAAACACTGGCTGAATTACCAGAGGAATACAGGGACTTCTATGCACGGCGAATGGTCTTACACATTCAAGACAAAGCCTACAGCAAGAACTTTGAGTAA
- the Tyw5 gene encoding tRNA wybutosine-synthesizing protein 5 isoform X2: MEVYELTTFPKRKPLVLEGIDIGACTSKWTVDYLSQVGGTKEVKIHVATVEQMDFISKNFVYRTLPFDKLVQRAAEEKHKEFFISEDEKYYLRSLGEDPRKDVADIRKQFPLLEGDIKFPNFFKDEQFFSSVFRISSPGLQLWTHYDVMDNFLVQVTGKKRVTLFSPRDAQYLYLSGTKSEVLNIDNPDLVKYPLFSKARRYECTLEAGDILFIPALWFHNVISEEFGVGVNVFWKHLPSECYDKTDTYGNKDPKAASRAAQILDRALKTLAELPEEYRDFYARRMVLHIQDKAYSKNFE, translated from the exons ATGGAAGTATATGAACTGACAACATTTCCCaag AGAAAACCTCTTGTGTTGGAAGGAATTGACATAGGAGCATGTACAAGCAAATGGACAGTGGATTACCTAAGTCAAGTTGGAGGGACAAAAGAAGTAAAGATTCACGTTGCTACAGTTGAACAGATGGACTTCATTAGTAAGAATTTTGTATATAG AACTTTGCCTTTTGACAAGTTGGTCCAGAGGGCAGCTGaagaaaagcataaagaattctttatttcagag GATGAGAAATACTACTTACGGTCTCTTGGAGAAGACCCTAGAAAG GATGTTGCAGATATCAGAAAGCAATTTCCTTTATTAGAAGGAGATATTAAGTTTCCAAACTTCTTCAAAGATGAACAGTTCTTTTCCAGTGTTTTTCGAATTAGTTCACCTGGATTACAGCTTTGGACCCACTATGAT GTGATGGATAACTTTTTAGTACAAGTAACAGGAAAAAAGCGTGTTACATTATTCAGCCCTCGAGATGCCCAGTATTTATATCTATCAG gTACTAAATCAGAAGTACTAAATATAGACAACCCAGACTTAGTTAAATATCCACTCTTTTCCAAGGCTAGAAGGTACGAATGTACCCTTGAAGCTGGTGATATATTATTCATTCCTG CTTTATGGTTCCATAATGTAATTTCTGAAGAGTTTGGAGTGGGAGTGAATGTCTTTTGGAAGCACCTTCCATCTGAATGCTATGATAAAACAGACACCTATGGAAACAAAGATCCTAAAGCAGCATCAAGAGCTGCACAAATTTTAGACAGAGCCTTAAAAACACTGGCTGAATTACCAGAGGAATACAGGGACTTCTATGCACGGCGAATGGTCTTACACATTCAAGACAAAGCCTACAGCAAGAACTTTGAGTAA
- the Tyw5 gene encoding tRNA wybutosine-synthesizing protein 5 isoform X3 codes for MSHIHEDISSYGHQRALVERDEKYYLRSLGEDPRKDVADIRKQFPLLEGDIKFPNFFKDEQFFSSVFRISSPGLQLWTHYDVMDNFLVQVTGKKRVTLFSPRDAQYLYLSGTKSEVLNIDNPDLVKYPLFSKARRYECTLEAGDILFIPALWFHNVISEEFGVGVNVFWKHLPSECYDKTDTYGNKDPKAASRAAQILDRALKTLAELPEEYRDFYARRMVLHIQDKAYSKNFE; via the exons ATGAGCCACATACATGAAGACATTTCTTCATATGGCCACCAGAGAGCATTAGTAGAAAGG GATGAGAAATACTACTTACGGTCTCTTGGAGAAGACCCTAGAAAG GATGTTGCAGATATCAGAAAGCAATTTCCTTTATTAGAAGGAGATATTAAGTTTCCAAACTTCTTCAAAGATGAACAGTTCTTTTCCAGTGTTTTTCGAATTAGTTCACCTGGATTACAGCTTTGGACCCACTATGAT GTGATGGATAACTTTTTAGTACAAGTAACAGGAAAAAAGCGTGTTACATTATTCAGCCCTCGAGATGCCCAGTATTTATATCTATCAG gTACTAAATCAGAAGTACTAAATATAGACAACCCAGACTTAGTTAAATATCCACTCTTTTCCAAGGCTAGAAGGTACGAATGTACCCTTGAAGCTGGTGATATATTATTCATTCCTG CTTTATGGTTCCATAATGTAATTTCTGAAGAGTTTGGAGTGGGAGTGAATGTCTTTTGGAAGCACCTTCCATCTGAATGCTATGATAAAACAGACACCTATGGAAACAAAGATCCTAAAGCAGCATCAAGAGCTGCACAAATTTTAGACAGAGCCTTAAAAACACTGGCTGAATTACCAGAGGAATACAGGGACTTCTATGCACGGCGAATGGTCTTACACATTCAAGACAAAGCCTACAGCAAGAACTTTGAGTAA